The Parafrankia discariae region GGGCGGTGAACGTCAGCAACGGCACCGGGCCCCAGTGACCGACGAGCAGCACCGTCTCGTACCGGCCGGGCCCGAGAACGGCCCGGCCGGCGCCGAGCAGGGCGGTCAGGTCGAGGTCACCGCCGGGTTCCCGGTGCATCTCCTGCGCCGCGACGTCGACGAACTGCTGGCGGCTGAGCAGGTACGCGCGGGCCGCGGCCAGACCGGGCACCGCCGGGTCGTAGAACGCCATCCCACCGCCCCAGACCTTCGACTCCAGGGCGAAGTACACCGATCCCGGCAGCAGGAGCGGCGCGGTGGCACGCGGCGGACGACGGTCGCGGCAACCCGGGTAGACGTGGGTCGTGCCCGGCATCGTCCCGCCGGCCAGGTAGTAGGCCAGCCGCGACGACCGCAGGTTCGACCCGTAACTGACGTACCAGACCAGTGGCGTGCCCGCCCGATCCACCGCCTCCTCGGCCACCTCGGCCTCCTCGGCCACCGCTCGCCGTCCGGCTGATGTCCACGCCCGTCCCATCCTGGACCGTCGACAGTTCTCACCCTCGGCTCACCCCGGCTCGTCGCCCGACGGGTGCTGGACGGATGCGGCCGCCCACCGGGGCGCCCGCTGTGGGCGGCCGTCGGGATCCGCCCACCGGCGGCCGGCGGACGCTGCCCGCCCCCGGCCATCTCGTCACGTAGCGTGCCGGCACCGGGGACGCGACAGCCTCGCCGGTGCTTCCCTCGACCGGCACTCGCGGGACAGGGCGCCGGTCGTTCGACGCCGCGGGTGCGCGATCCTCGCGCCCTCCCGGCAGGGCCGAACGGGGGACCGACGAGAAGTGGCGGCGGCGCCGGTCTGATCACCGTCAGCCGGGTGCCTGCGACCACCGTGAGGGAGAGCAAC contains the following coding sequences:
- a CDS encoding histone deacetylase, with translation MGRAWTSAGRRAVAEEAEVAEEAVDRAGTPLVWYVSYGSNLRSSRLAYYLAGGTMPGTTHVYPGCRDRRPPRATAPLLLPGSVYFALESKVWGGGMAFYDPAVPGLAAARAYLLSRQQFVDVAAQEMHREPGGDLDLTALLGAGRAVLGPGRYETVLLVGHWGPVPLLTFTAPWALADVALTAPSGAYLDTLAAGLREANGWPPARIAAYLAGLPGAHGVWRPDEIAERLTAADERSTTSQ